The following nucleotide sequence is from Basilea psittacipulmonis DSM 24701.
GCTTCTGGGGCTTATAATGCCTCGGGTGAGTCTGAAGCAAATCGATATATTAGTGCAACAAAAAATTTAAGTAATCGTTTTAAAATAGGCATTGAACAGGCATTAGATACGACTGGAACAGTTGTGTTAGGAAGTTATAATCTATTGAAGTATTTAACTTTTGATGTTCAGTTTGGTACGATTAATGGGTTTGGGTTTACGTATAAACGCCAATTTAATTAACGCTAATTTGGAATAGGAATTATTATGTCAATAAAAAATGATAGATGGATACGACGAATGTCAGAAAAAGGCATGATTGAGCCATTTGAACCTGGTCAGGTAAGACATAATGCGATGGGGAAAATCGTCAGTTATGGGACAAGTAGTTATGGCTATGATGTGAGATGTGCGGATGAGTTTAAAATTTTTACCAATATAAATTCAAGCATTGTCGATCCCAAAAACTTTGACTCTGGCAGTTTTGTTGATTTTAAAGGGGATGTATGTATTATTCCGCCTAATTCATTTGCCTTGGCCAGAACCGTTGAATATTTTAGAATTCCAAGAGGCGTGTTGACTATATGTTTAGGTAAAAGTACCTATGCTCGATGTGGCATTATTGTGAATGTGACTCCTTTGGAACCCGAATGGGAGGGTCATGTGACACTTGAATTTTCTAATACAACGCCATTACCTGCCAAGATTTATGCAGGAGAAGGATGTGCCCAGATGTTGTTTTTAGAAAGTGATGAAGAATGTGAAGTATCTTACCGCGATCGTGGTGGCAAATATCAGGGTCAAACAGGTGTTACATTGCCTCGTACCTAGATGAAACTTTATGATTAGGAAAAATGATGAAATTTAATTTCCCCATTGTCATTATTGATGAAGATTTTCGTTCAGATAGTGCTTCTGGATTTGGGATTCGTGCTTTAGCTGATGCGATTGAGGCAGAGGGTATGAAAGTGTTGCCGGTTACCAGCTATGGTGATCTTACCTCATTTGTTCAGCAACAAAGTCGTGCAAGTGCCTTTATTTTATCGATTGATGATGAGGAATTTGACACAGACTCTCCAGAAGATGTCGCCACAGCTATTCGTAATTTACGTGCGTTTATTGGTGAGTTACGTTTTAGAAACGAAGATATTCCCATTTATTTATATGGCGAAACGAGAACGTCAGAACATATTCCTAATGATATTTTGCGTGAGTTACATGGCTTTATTCATATGTTTGAAGATACGCCAGAATTTGTGGCTCGTCATATTATTCGCGAAGCTAAATCTTATTTAGATAGCCTACCACCGCCATTTTTCAGAGAGTTGGTAAAGTATGCTCAAGATGGTTCTTATTCCTGGCATTGTCCAGGTCACTCTGGGGGCGTGGCATTTTTGAAAAGTCCAGTCGGGCAAATGTTTCACCAGTTTTTTGGTGAAAATATGTTGCGTGCGGATGTGTGTAATGCGGTAGAAGAGTTAGGGCAGTTATTGGATCATACAGGTCCTGTCGCAGAGTCAGAAAAAAATGCAGCACGTATTTTTCATGCAGACCATTGCTACTTCGTCACGAATGGTACCTCAACATCTAATAAAATCGTTTGGCATGCCAATGTCGCCGCCAATGATATTGTATTGGTGGATCGTAATTGCCATAAATCGATTCTTCATGCCATTACCATGACAGGTGCCATTCCAGTATTTTTGCGTCCTACACGAAACCATTTAGGGATTATTGGACCGATTCCTTTGGAAGAGTTTGAGCCTGAAAATATTCGTAAGAAAATAGAAGCCAATCCTTTTGCTCGCGAGATTAAAGATCCTAAGATTAAGATTATGACGTTAACACAAAGTACTTATGATGGTGTGATGTATAACGTCGAAAAGATTAAAGAAAAATTAGGCGATCGCGTCGAGAATTTGCACTTTGACGAGGCATGGATTCCTCATGCAGCATTCCATGAATTCTATAACAATATGCATGCTATTGGTGAAGACCGTCCACGTAGTGAACACTCTATGATTTATGCGACACACTCCACTCACAAAATGCTAGCGGGTATTTCACAAGCATCGCAAATTATCGTTCAAAACGCGAAAAATCGTGAATTGGATCGTAACTTATTTAATGAGGCGTATTTAATGCATACCTCGACATCGCCTCAATATGCCATTATTGCTTCATGTGATGTAGCAGCTGCGATGATGGAGCCGCCAGGTGGTACAGCTTTAGTGGAAGAGAGTATTCGTGAGTCTATTGATTTCCGTAAGGCAATGCGTAAAGTGGCCTCTGAGTATGGAAAAGATGATTGGTGGTTCAAAGTATGGGGACCGAATCGTTTGCCGAAAGAGGGAATTGGAGAACAAAGCGATTGGATTCTGGATGATGAGCAATGGCACGGCTTTGGTCCTTTGGCAGAAGATTTCAACATGCTTGATCCGATTAAGGCGACAGTCATTACACCAGGATTAAACCTAGATGGTAGTTTTGATGAAACAGGAATTCCAGCTACCTTAGTGAGTAAATTCTTAGCAGAACATGGTGTTGTGGTTGAAAAAACGGGTCTGTACTCTTTCTTTATCATGTTTACCATTGGTATTACAAAAGGCCGATGGAATACGATGTTGACTGCCCTACAACAATTCAAAGATGATTACGATAAAAACCATCCTTTGTGGCGTGTGATGCCAGAATTCTGCAAACAATATCCTCGCTATGAACGCATGGGATTGCGTGATTTATGCCAAATGATTCATGAGGCTTATCGTGAAAATGATGTGGCTAAGATCACCACTAAAGTTTATTTAAGCGATATGGAA
It contains:
- the dcd gene encoding dCTP deaminase gives rise to the protein MSIKNDRWIRRMSEKGMIEPFEPGQVRHNAMGKIVSYGTSSYGYDVRCADEFKIFTNINSSIVDPKNFDSGSFVDFKGDVCIIPPNSFALARTVEYFRIPRGVLTICLGKSTYARCGIIVNVTPLEPEWEGHVTLEFSNTTPLPAKIYAGEGCAQMLFLESDEECEVSYRDRGGKYQGQTGVTLPRT
- a CDS encoding arginine/lysine/ornithine decarboxylase gives rise to the protein MKFNFPIVIIDEDFRSDSASGFGIRALADAIEAEGMKVLPVTSYGDLTSFVQQQSRASAFILSIDDEEFDTDSPEDVATAIRNLRAFIGELRFRNEDIPIYLYGETRTSEHIPNDILRELHGFIHMFEDTPEFVARHIIREAKSYLDSLPPPFFRELVKYAQDGSYSWHCPGHSGGVAFLKSPVGQMFHQFFGENMLRADVCNAVEELGQLLDHTGPVAESEKNAARIFHADHCYFVTNGTSTSNKIVWHANVAANDIVLVDRNCHKSILHAITMTGAIPVFLRPTRNHLGIIGPIPLEEFEPENIRKKIEANPFAREIKDPKIKIMTLTQSTYDGVMYNVEKIKEKLGDRVENLHFDEAWIPHAAFHEFYNNMHAIGEDRPRSEHSMIYATHSTHKMLAGISQASQIIVQNAKNRELDRNLFNEAYLMHTSTSPQYAIIASCDVAAAMMEPPGGTALVEESIRESIDFRKAMRKVASEYGKDDWWFKVWGPNRLPKEGIGEQSDWILDDEQWHGFGPLAEDFNMLDPIKATVITPGLNLDGSFDETGIPATLVSKFLAEHGVVVEKTGLYSFFIMFTIGITKGRWNTMLTALQQFKDDYDKNHPLWRVMPEFCKQYPRYERMGLRDLCQMIHEAYRENDVAKITTKVYLSDMEPVMKPSDAFARMAHREVERVPISQLEGRVTGVLLTPYPPGIPLLIPGERFNKTIVEYLEFSKDFNERFPGFETFIHGLGYDEKLGYYVDCLNL